The Desulfuromonas acetexigens genome has a segment encoding these proteins:
- a CDS encoding DUF4197 domain-containing protein, translating to MQNLKKNASWLIGGCALVLALGGCLESSGTGGQLASNVLRSLSTSGTQAAGLDESTVAAGLKEALRVGSERAVASTSTTDGFLGNQLIRIAMPDELATAAKTLRAVGFGGQVDAFEVGMNRAAEKASAEAKPVLVDAVSQMTLTDAMGVLRGGDTAATDYFRGKTSDSLRARFMPIIKDKMGQVGLYQQYNQLMSSYTALPLAQKPSFDLDGYVADQGLNGLFTTLAQEEKNIRANPAARTTDLLQKVFAQ from the coding sequence ATGCAAAACCTGAAAAAGAACGCCTCATGGCTGATCGGCGGCTGTGCGTTGGTGCTGGCTCTGGGCGGCTGTCTTGAAAGCTCGGGAACCGGCGGCCAGCTTGCGAGCAACGTCCTGCGGAGTCTCTCGACCTCGGGCACTCAGGCCGCCGGACTGGATGAATCGACCGTCGCGGCCGGCCTGAAAGAGGCACTGCGGGTCGGATCGGAACGGGCGGTGGCTTCGACCTCGACGACCGACGGTTTTCTCGGCAATCAGTTGATCCGCATTGCCATGCCCGATGAGCTGGCGACGGCGGCCAAGACCCTGCGGGCGGTCGGTTTCGGCGGCCAGGTCGACGCCTTTGAAGTCGGCATGAACCGCGCCGCCGAGAAGGCCTCGGCCGAGGCCAAGCCGGTGCTGGTCGACGCCGTCTCGCAAATGACCCTGACCGACGCCATGGGCGTCCTGCGCGGCGGCGACACCGCCGCTACCGACTACTTCCGCGGCAAGACCTCCGACAGCCTGCGCGCCCGCTTCATGCCGATCATCAAGGACAAGATGGGGCAAGTCGGCCTCTACCAGCAGTACAATCAGCTGATGAGTTCCTACACCGCGCTGCCGCTGGCGCAAAAACCCTCTTTTGACCTCGATGGCTATGTCGCCGACCAGGGATTGAACGGCCTCTTCACCACCCTCGCCCAGGAAGAGAAAAACATCCGCGCCAACCCGGCGGCGCGCACCACCGATCTGCTGCAAAAGGTCTTCGCCCAATAA
- a CDS encoding rod shape-determining protein, translating into MFNLFDAIWGMFSNDLAIDLGTANTLVYLKGKGIVVSEPSVVAVQKDSVGGRKVLAVGKEAKKMLGRTPGSIVAIRPMKDGVIADFDITEEMLRYFIQKVHNRKTLVRPRIVICVPSGITQVEKRAVKESAESAGAREVYLIEEPMAAAIGAGLPITEASGNMIVDIGGGTTEVAVISLAGIVYAKSVRVGGDKMDEAIVQYLKRKYNLLIGERTAEQIKIEIGSAYPEEEVHTMEVKGRDLVSGIPKTLEINSTEIRDALSETVNAIVEAVRIALERTPPELAADIVDKGIVLAGGGANLRNLDALLRDETGLPVVIAEDPLSCVVLGSGKVLDELDLLRRVTVPS; encoded by the coding sequence ATGTTCAATCTATTTGATGCCATCTGGGGGATGTTTTCCAATGATCTCGCCATCGACCTGGGAACCGCCAATACCCTCGTTTACCTGAAAGGCAAGGGCATCGTCGTCAGCGAACCGTCCGTGGTGGCGGTGCAGAAGGACAGTGTGGGGGGGCGTAAGGTTCTGGCCGTGGGCAAAGAGGCCAAAAAGATGCTCGGCCGGACCCCGGGCAGTATCGTCGCCATCCGCCCCATGAAAGACGGCGTCATTGCCGACTTCGACATCACTGAAGAAATGCTTCGTTATTTCATCCAGAAGGTTCATAACCGCAAGACCCTGGTGCGGCCGCGCATCGTCATCTGCGTCCCCTCGGGAATCACCCAGGTCGAGAAGCGCGCGGTCAAGGAGTCGGCCGAATCGGCCGGCGCCCGCGAGGTCTATCTGATCGAAGAACCGATGGCGGCGGCGATCGGTGCCGGGCTGCCGATCACCGAGGCCTCGGGCAACATGATCGTCGACATCGGCGGTGGCACCACCGAGGTCGCAGTCATCTCGTTGGCCGGCATCGTCTACGCCAAGAGCGTCCGCGTCGGCGGCGACAAGATGGACGAGGCCATCGTCCAGTACCTGAAGCGCAAGTACAACCTGCTCATCGGCGAACGCACTGCCGAGCAGATCAAGATCGAGATCGGCAGCGCCTACCCCGAGGAAGAGGTCCACACCATGGAGGTCAAGGGGCGCGACCTGGTCAGCGGCATCCCCAAGACCCTGGAAATCAACTCCACGGAGATCCGCGACGCCCTCTCCGAAACGGTCAACGCCATCGTTGAGGCGGTACGCATCGCCCTGGAGCGGACTCCGCCGGAACTGGCCGCCGACATCGTCGACAAGGGGATCGTCCTTGCCGGCGGCGGCGCCAACCTGCGCAACCTCGACGCCCTGCTGCGCGATGAGACCGGGCTGCCGGTGGTCATCGCCGAAGATCCCCTCTCCTGCGTGGTCCTCGGCTCCGGCAAGGTCCTCGACGAACTCGACTTGCTCCGGCGGGTGACCGTCCCCTCCTGA
- a CDS encoding nitroreductase family protein has translation MPGTLHNPRTPQVEVDCLFTDRWSPRSFLEEPLSQDQISALFEAARWTPSCYNEQPWFFRYAVTAADRERFASALVERNCLWATKAPLLIFVLTRLHFTGSGEINRHAAFDAGAAWMALALQARRLGLYAHAMAGFSRKRAFEVLGVAAEEFDILAAVAVGRHGPADRLPEELAVIEKPNERKGLAEVAREG, from the coding sequence ATGCCCGGCACCCTCCATAACCCCCGCACTCCGCAGGTCGAGGTCGACTGCCTCTTCACCGACCGCTGGTCTCCCCGCTCCTTTCTGGAAGAGCCCCTGAGCCAAGACCAGATTTCCGCCCTGTTCGAGGCGGCGCGCTGGACCCCTTCCTGCTACAACGAACAACCCTGGTTTTTCCGCTACGCCGTCACCGCCGCCGACCGGGAACGCTTCGCCTCGGCCCTGGTCGAACGCAACTGTTTGTGGGCGACGAAAGCCCCCCTGCTGATCTTTGTTTTGACCCGGCTGCATTTCACCGGCAGCGGCGAGATCAACCGCCACGCCGCCTTCGACGCCGGTGCCGCCTGGATGGCCCTGGCCCTGCAGGCCCGCCGCCTGGGATTATACGCTCACGCCATGGCCGGTTTCAGCCGCAAACGGGCCTTCGAGGTACTCGGGGTGGCGGCGGAGGAGTTCGACATTCTCGCGGCGGTGGCGGTGGGTCGGCACGGCCCCGCCGACCGCCTCCCCGAGGAATTGGCGGTCATCGAAAAGCCCAACGAACGCAAGGGCCTGGCCGAGGTGGCGCGGGAAGGATAG
- the mreD gene encoding rod shape-determining protein MreD: MKRGAGFFLLSLLLLFLQVAVLPRLLPDHLKPDLLLLVVAYLGLTQNWLRGGLCSWYLGSLEDVFAGSDFGLFGITFLLIFLLVKTGAGRFNTENPLLLLLLAFFATMVKGILLSVLLLLFADAGRQWPLLLHIILPEAVLNTFFALLFLCCLPRRHGEGRSRRQSLSRGFSL, from the coding sequence GTGAAGCGCGGAGCGGGCTTTTTTCTGCTCAGCCTCTTGCTGCTCTTTCTGCAAGTGGCCGTTCTGCCCCGACTGCTGCCGGACCATCTTAAACCGGACCTGCTCCTTTTGGTCGTCGCCTACCTGGGGCTGACCCAGAACTGGTTGCGCGGCGGCCTGTGCAGTTGGTACCTGGGCTCCCTGGAAGACGTCTTCGCCGGCAGCGACTTCGGCCTCTTCGGTATCACCTTTCTGCTCATCTTTCTCCTGGTCAAGACCGGGGCGGGGCGCTTCAACACCGAAAACCCCCTATTGTTGCTGCTGCTCGCCTTTTTCGCGACGATGGTAAAAGGGATACTGCTCAGCGTCCTGCTGCTGCTCTTCGCCGATGCCGGACGGCAATGGCCGCTGCTGCTGCACATCATCCTGCCTGAAGCGGTCCTCAACACCTTTTTCGCTCTTCTTTTCCTGTGCTGTCTGCCGCGCCGCCACGGGGAAGGGCGGAGCAGACGGCAAAGCCTCTCCCGCGGATTTTCGCTATGA
- the mreC gene encoding rod shape-determining protein MreC, producing the protein MFDLLRKYRTVLLVAVMVLAALLLYSQNLRRVEDRTNLFERLILQIMAPAQTGLKTAIDRIVGIWDRYLWLVEAEADNLLLREENRLLRSELGTLQELRLTNERLSKLLDFRDRQALTALPAQVITEDATSWFRTVMIDKGSNAGIREGMPVVVAEGVAGRIIRTAPNQARVLLITDASSAVATLIQRNRSRGVCRGSGTGLTFEFALREEDIEVGDQVITSGNGGVFPKGLPIGSVVRVEREEYGMFQQVEVAPAVDFSRLEEVLVLLEENP; encoded by the coding sequence ATGTTTGATCTGCTGCGAAAATACCGAACCGTTCTCTTGGTCGCCGTCATGGTCCTGGCCGCGCTCCTGCTCTATTCGCAAAATCTGCGGCGAGTCGAGGACCGAACCAATCTTTTCGAGCGGTTGATTCTGCAAATCATGGCCCCGGCCCAGACCGGCCTAAAAACGGCCATCGACCGTATCGTCGGCATCTGGGACCGGTATCTCTGGCTGGTCGAAGCCGAAGCGGACAACCTGCTCCTGCGAGAAGAAAACCGCCTGTTGCGCAGCGAACTCGGCACCCTCCAGGAATTGCGCCTGACCAACGAACGCCTGAGCAAACTCCTCGACTTCCGCGACCGGCAAGCGCTCACCGCCCTCCCCGCCCAGGTCATCACCGAAGATGCGACCAGCTGGTTTCGCACGGTGATGATCGACAAAGGGAGCAACGCCGGCATTCGTGAAGGGATGCCGGTCGTCGTCGCCGAAGGGGTGGCGGGACGCATCATCCGCACCGCCCCCAACCAGGCCCGGGTGCTGCTGATCACCGACGCCTCCTCGGCGGTCGCGACCCTCATCCAGCGTAACCGCAGCCGCGGGGTCTGCCGGGGGAGCGGCACCGGCCTCACCTTCGAGTTTGCTCTGCGTGAGGAGGATATCGAGGTCGGCGATCAGGTCATCACCTCCGGCAATGGCGGAGTCTTCCCCAAGGGCCTGCCGATCGGGAGCGTAGTGCGCGTCGAGCGGGAAGAGTACGGCATGTTCCAGCAGGTCGAGGTTGCCCCCGCCGTCGACTTCTCCCGGCTCGAAGAGGTGCTCGTGTTATTGGAGGAGAATCCGTGA
- the rodA gene encoding rod shape-determining protein RodA, with protein sequence MFDRRLLTHFDWVLLLTVLTVAAIGILNLYSATSIWTGAGPPIYLKQIYWLGIGLTIALGVSSVDYRHLEYCGFFLYGLTLCLLLAVLLVGKTSMGATRWLDLGVFNLQPSEIMKIVIIITLARYFSQKGNLRGYSLRQLLVPFALLGVPAVLIMKQPDLGTAMMVIFIGGTMSLFAGLRRTTLAVLAVLGSSAAAGGWFLLRPYQKQRILTFLNPEHDPLGAGYHIIQSKIAVGSGGFWGSGFMQGTQSQLSFLPERHTDFAFSVFAEEWGFTGSLILLGLYLFLIIWGIYIARRASDMFGMMLALGVTAMIFWHIVVNLGMVIGLLPVVGVPLPLFSYGGTSMVTTMIGTGLLLNISMRRFMF encoded by the coding sequence ATGTTCGACCGCAGGCTTTTGACCCATTTCGACTGGGTGTTGCTGCTCACCGTCTTGACGGTGGCGGCCATCGGCATCCTCAATCTGTACAGCGCCACCTCGATCTGGACCGGCGCCGGGCCGCCGATTTACCTCAAGCAGATCTATTGGCTGGGGATCGGGCTGACCATCGCCCTGGGGGTGAGCAGCGTCGACTACCGGCATCTGGAATATTGCGGCTTCTTCCTCTACGGCCTGACCCTGTGCCTGCTGCTGGCGGTCCTGCTGGTGGGCAAGACGAGCATGGGCGCCACCCGCTGGCTGGACCTGGGCGTCTTCAATCTCCAGCCCAGCGAAATCATGAAGATCGTCATCATCATCACCCTGGCCCGCTATTTTTCCCAAAAGGGCAATCTGCGCGGCTATTCCCTGCGGCAACTGCTCGTCCCCTTCGCCCTGCTCGGTGTGCCGGCGGTGCTGATCATGAAACAGCCCGATCTCGGCACCGCCATGATGGTCATCTTCATCGGCGGCACCATGTCCCTCTTCGCCGGGCTCCGCCGAACGACCCTGGCGGTGCTGGCAGTCCTCGGCTCGTCGGCGGCGGCCGGCGGCTGGTTCCTGTTGCGTCCCTACCAGAAGCAGCGGATTCTGACCTTCCTCAACCCCGAGCACGATCCCCTGGGGGCGGGCTACCATATCATCCAGTCGAAAATCGCCGTGGGCAGCGGCGGCTTCTGGGGCTCGGGCTTCATGCAGGGAACCCAGTCGCAGCTCTCCTTTTTGCCGGAACGGCACACCGACTTCGCCTTTTCGGTCTTCGCCGAGGAATGGGGCTTTACCGGCTCGCTGATTCTGCTGGGCCTCTATCTTTTTCTCATCATCTGGGGGATCTACATCGCCCGCCGCGCCTCGGACATGTTCGGTATGATGCTCGCCCTGGGGGTGACGGCCATGATCTTCTGGCACATCGTCGTCAATCTGGGGATGGTTATTGGCCTGCTGCCGGTGGTCGGGGTGCCCTTGCCCCTCTTCTCCTACGGCGGCACCAGCATGGTCACGACTATGATCGGCACCGGGCTGCTCCTCAACATCAGCATGCGTCGCTTCATGTTCTGA
- a CDS encoding SurA N-terminal domain-containing protein — MLDLIRKKQKSVFIKLAFAIIILSFVIGYAMLTSPGDSGDAQGNSVAVTIDDAAISFADYQTAYSNLYSLYQNIYREQFTPELEKQLGLRRRTLDMLVEQVLLSREATRLGLKIGDKELVSAIAGVPAFQENGVFNKDRYLQVLAYQRLTPEEFEGRQRQQLLAEKAREAIIGQVEVGDGDINEEYRRQNEQINLAFVRLTPARFEDRVRIDEEELKAFYESAKEGFRLPETVALRYLLFDPARYAGEVTVVDEDLEKYYRRNLDKFDIPEQVKAAHILIKVPLDADPASRESQRQRADKVLAEVKEGKDFAALVRQYSDDQGTVPKDGDLGFFPRGVMVPEFEQAAFAMKPGETSEIVTTPFGYHIIRCDGYIEPGIKPLEEVRDEVQAEVVAEKSRQLALEKAMDAYNINRKTGDLESAAQANGLEIQETGFFKRDGAIDGLGASPEISSAAFALGEKDLARPLTLSQGVVLFGLKERQASRVPELSEVRGAVEEAYRKQRSQELARAAADELLAALQAGGALQDQAAAERLNVEETGLFSRAYGEFLPRLGNAPELAQAAFALEQEQAVVPAVHEVDGTFVVAVLKERQAVDPATIDAAGREELKGMVLTRKKEELFKEKMAALKSEANIVVSPAIQASIEKDI; from the coding sequence ATGCTGGATCTGATCCGGAAAAAGCAAAAATCGGTCTTCATAAAGCTGGCGTTCGCCATTATCATCCTCAGTTTCGTCATCGGCTACGCCATGCTCACTTCGCCCGGCGACAGCGGCGATGCCCAGGGCAACAGCGTGGCGGTGACCATTGACGATGCCGCGATCAGTTTCGCCGACTATCAAACCGCCTACAGCAATCTTTACAGCCTCTACCAGAACATCTACCGGGAACAATTCACCCCAGAGCTGGAAAAACAGCTGGGCCTGCGCCGCCGGACGCTCGATATGCTCGTCGAGCAGGTGCTGCTCTCCCGCGAGGCAACCCGTCTCGGGCTGAAGATCGGGGACAAGGAACTGGTCAGCGCTATCGCCGGCGTTCCTGCCTTCCAAGAAAACGGCGTCTTCAACAAGGACCGTTATCTGCAGGTACTCGCTTATCAGCGGCTGACACCAGAGGAGTTCGAAGGTCGCCAGCGCCAGCAACTGCTGGCGGAAAAGGCGCGCGAGGCGATCATCGGTCAGGTCGAAGTCGGCGATGGCGATATCAACGAAGAGTATCGCCGGCAGAATGAGCAGATTAATCTCGCCTTTGTGCGGCTGACGCCGGCTCGGTTCGAAGATCGGGTGCGGATCGACGAAGAAGAGCTCAAAGCCTTCTACGAAAGCGCCAAGGAAGGCTTTCGCCTCCCCGAAACAGTCGCCCTGCGCTACCTACTTTTCGACCCGGCCCGTTATGCCGGAGAGGTTACCGTCGTCGACGAGGATCTGGAAAAGTACTATCGGCGCAATCTCGACAAATTCGACATTCCCGAGCAGGTCAAGGCCGCCCATATCCTGATCAAGGTCCCCCTTGATGCCGATCCGGCGAGCCGGGAGAGCCAGCGCCAACGCGCCGACAAGGTGCTGGCCGAGGTCAAAGAAGGCAAGGATTTCGCCGCCCTGGTGCGGCAATATTCCGATGACCAGGGGACCGTCCCCAAGGATGGCGACCTGGGCTTCTTCCCCCGTGGGGTCATGGTTCCCGAATTCGAGCAGGCCGCGTTCGCCATGAAGCCCGGGGAAACGAGCGAAATCGTCACTACTCCCTTCGGTTACCACATCATCCGCTGCGACGGTTACATCGAGCCGGGAATCAAGCCTCTGGAGGAGGTGCGGGACGAGGTCCAGGCCGAGGTAGTCGCTGAGAAGAGTCGACAGCTGGCCCTGGAAAAGGCCATGGATGCCTACAATATCAACCGCAAGACCGGCGATCTCGAGAGTGCCGCTCAGGCCAATGGCCTGGAGATTCAGGAGACCGGCTTCTTCAAGCGTGACGGCGCGATCGACGGCCTCGGCGCCTCGCCGGAGATTTCCTCCGCCGCCTTCGCACTCGGGGAAAAGGACCTGGCCCGGCCCCTCACCCTGTCGCAGGGAGTGGTGCTTTTCGGCCTGAAAGAGCGGCAAGCGAGTCGCGTTCCCGAGTTGAGCGAGGTGCGCGGCGCAGTCGAAGAGGCCTATCGCAAGCAGCGGTCCCAGGAATTGGCCCGTGCGGCGGCGGATGAACTCCTTGCCGCCCTGCAAGCCGGTGGTGCGCTGCAGGATCAGGCCGCGGCCGAGCGGCTGAATGTCGAAGAAACCGGTCTCTTCAGCCGGGCCTACGGTGAATTCCTCCCCCGACTCGGCAATGCGCCGGAACTGGCCCAAGCCGCTTTCGCGCTGGAGCAGGAGCAGGCGGTGGTGCCCGCCGTCCATGAAGTCGACGGCACGTTCGTGGTCGCCGTACTCAAGGAGCGGCAGGCCGTCGATCCGGCAACCATCGACGCTGCCGGTCGCGAGGAGCTCAAGGGGATGGTGCTGACCCGCAAGAAAGAAGAGTTGTTCAAAGAGAAGATGGCCGCCCTCAAATCAGAGGCGAACATTGTCGTTTCCCCCGCCATTCAAGCCTCGATCGAAAAGGACATTTAA
- the amrS gene encoding AmmeMemoRadiSam system radical SAM enzyme has product MREAMFWEKLDSDRVRCGLCRHACVIPPGKRGICGVRENREGQLLSLVYGRLIAENIDPIEKKPLFHYRPGSRSYSIATVGCNFHCRHCQNAEISQWPHTGRAIPGREVPPEEVVDAALDAGCRSISYTYTEPTIFYEYTYDTALLAHEKGLGNIWVSNGYTSTAALERIAPVLDAVNVDLKGFTEKFYHEVAGATLSGVLATLRDYRRLGIWLEITTLIIPGGNDSDEELAAIARFIAEELGDQIPWHVTAFYPTYKMLDHPPTPTATLRRARQIGLEAGLKHVYVGNVPDAIGENTYCPTCGELLIERHGFRLGEIHLEHGACGKCRTPLTGVWD; this is encoded by the coding sequence ATGCGCGAAGCCATGTTCTGGGAAAAACTCGACAGCGACCGGGTCCGTTGCGGCCTCTGTCGCCATGCCTGCGTCATCCCCCCGGGGAAGCGCGGAATCTGCGGGGTGCGGGAGAACCGGGAGGGGCAACTGCTCTCCCTGGTCTACGGTCGGCTCATCGCCGAAAATATCGACCCCATCGAAAAGAAACCCCTCTTCCATTACCGTCCCGGCTCCCGCAGCTATTCGATCGCCACCGTCGGCTGCAACTTCCACTGCCGTCACTGCCAGAACGCCGAGATCTCCCAGTGGCCACACACGGGACGGGCGATCCCCGGTCGCGAGGTGCCACCGGAAGAGGTCGTCGACGCCGCCCTGGATGCGGGTTGCCGCAGCATCAGCTACACCTACACCGAGCCGACCATCTTCTACGAATACACCTATGACACCGCCCTCCTCGCCCACGAAAAGGGACTCGGCAACATCTGGGTCAGCAACGGCTACACCAGCACCGCCGCCCTGGAGCGGATCGCCCCGGTGCTCGACGCCGTCAATGTCGACCTGAAAGGCTTCACCGAAAAATTCTACCATGAGGTCGCCGGCGCGACCCTGAGCGGAGTGCTGGCGACCCTTCGTGACTATCGCCGCCTCGGCATCTGGCTGGAAATCACCACCCTGATCATTCCCGGCGGGAACGACAGCGACGAGGAACTGGCGGCCATCGCCCGCTTTATCGCCGAAGAGTTGGGTGATCAGATCCCCTGGCACGTCACCGCCTTCTATCCGACCTATAAAATGCTCGACCACCCGCCAACGCCGACAGCCACCCTGCGCCGCGCCCGGCAGATCGGGCTGGAGGCGGGGCTGAAGCATGTCTACGTCGGCAACGTGCCGGACGCCATCGGTGAAAACACCTATTGCCCGACCTGCGGCGAACTGCTTATCGAACGGCACGGCTTCCGCCTGGGGGAAATACATTTGGAGCATGGCGCGTGTGGCAAATGCCGAACGCCGCTCACGGGCGTGTGGGACTAA
- the mrdA gene encoding penicillin-binding protein 2 — protein sequence MSLNGGWEDNPGLKKRFMLLSLAVVLIFLLLVLRLWYLQIIGADRYRELSEKNRIRYIPVAAPRGPIYDRNGEILVDNRPSFIISVLRQEVEDKDALLARLAQILGEDPAELEKRWQSGSRFPRYRPFPLAEDVSRERLEVIQENSVNLPGVLTEVRPLRSYPHGELGAHLFGYLGEITQKELQSKPFSSGYRPGDFVGKRGLEKLLEKYLRGIEGERLLEVDVKGQELRILKTQEPQPGNKVFLTIDRKLQAAAEAAFGEEAGAAVVIHVKTGAVLALTSRPAFDPALFARGISGKEWIELLQNPRHPLQDKTIQGQYPPGSTFKMITALAALKAGVAYPSTTVDCGGALSHGNRRFRCWKRGGHGRVDLKRALKESCDVWFYKVSLDLGIDRIAAMARAFGLGIPLGFALEGEKTGLIPDRQWKQQRHGTRWYDGETVIASIGQGYVLTTPLQLAVMTAGIANDGIVLRPQVISRIEDLAGNILEEMHPEILNDAQLNPSDLQVVKRGMEAVVNEPGGTAYKSRLNEIRIAGKTGTSQVVKLKDDHAPKREIAYRFRDHALFVGYAPAQAPEIAVAVLLEHGGSGGSNAAPVAQKIFASYFDVPIPVHTPPSSPAPAPPPLPTEDLPPAPSAAVNGLPLQGMNPVPDGLLTTPAPAGGPAQANPLPTMVGTALPPAPPAPAPNFPPAPPVAAERRLPPEIGEIVPEAEGD from the coding sequence ATGAGCCTCAACGGCGGCTGGGAAGATAACCCCGGCCTAAAAAAACGCTTCATGCTCCTATCCCTGGCGGTGGTTCTGATCTTCCTGCTGCTAGTGCTGCGTCTCTGGTATCTCCAGATCATCGGCGCCGACCGCTATCGCGAGCTTTCGGAAAAAAATCGCATCCGCTACATCCCCGTTGCCGCGCCGCGCGGTCCGATCTACGACCGCAACGGCGAAATCCTGGTCGACAACCGCCCCTCCTTCATCATTTCCGTGCTGCGCCAAGAGGTGGAAGACAAGGACGCCCTGCTGGCACGTCTCGCTCAAATTCTCGGGGAAGATCCGGCGGAACTGGAAAAGCGCTGGCAGAGCGGCTCCCGCTTTCCCCGCTACCGCCCCTTTCCCCTGGCCGAGGATGTGAGCCGCGAACGCCTTGAAGTCATCCAGGAAAATTCCGTGAACCTACCGGGAGTCCTGACCGAGGTGCGTCCCTTGCGTTCTTACCCCCACGGCGAACTCGGCGCCCATCTCTTCGGCTATCTCGGTGAAATCACCCAGAAGGAGCTGCAGAGCAAGCCCTTCAGCAGCGGCTATCGGCCCGGCGACTTTGTCGGCAAGCGCGGGCTGGAAAAGCTGCTGGAAAAGTATCTGCGCGGCATCGAAGGGGAACGGCTGCTGGAGGTGGATGTCAAGGGTCAGGAGCTACGCATCCTGAAAACCCAGGAGCCGCAACCAGGAAACAAGGTCTTTTTGACCATCGACCGGAAATTGCAGGCGGCCGCCGAGGCCGCCTTCGGCGAGGAAGCCGGCGCGGCGGTGGTGATCCATGTCAAAACCGGCGCGGTGCTCGCCCTGACCAGCCGCCCCGCCTTTGATCCCGCTCTCTTTGCCCGGGGCATCTCCGGCAAGGAATGGATCGAGTTGCTGCAGAACCCCCGTCATCCCTTGCAGGATAAAACCATTCAGGGCCAGTATCCGCCGGGTTCGACCTTCAAAATGATCACCGCCCTGGCGGCGCTCAAGGCCGGAGTGGCCTATCCCTCAACCACCGTCGACTGTGGCGGCGCCCTGAGCCACGGCAATCGACGGTTCCGCTGCTGGAAGCGGGGCGGTCACGGCCGGGTCGATCTGAAGCGGGCGCTCAAGGAGAGTTGTGATGTCTGGTTCTACAAGGTTTCTCTCGATCTCGGCATCGACCGCATCGCCGCCATGGCCCGCGCCTTCGGCCTCGGCATTCCCCTCGGATTCGCCCTCGAAGGGGAAAAAACCGGGCTGATCCCCGATCGCCAGTGGAAACAGCAGCGGCACGGCACTCGCTGGTACGATGGCGAGACGGTCATTGCCTCCATCGGCCAGGGCTATGTTCTGACCACCCCCTTGCAGCTGGCGGTCATGACCGCCGGCATCGCCAACGACGGCATTGTGCTGCGCCCGCAGGTCATCAGCCGCATTGAGGACCTGGCAGGAAACATCCTGGAAGAGATGCATCCGGAAATCCTCAATGACGCCCAACTCAACCCCAGCGATCTCCAGGTCGTCAAGAGGGGGATGGAAGCAGTCGTCAACGAACCGGGCGGAACCGCCTACAAAAGCCGTCTGAATGAGATCCGCATTGCCGGAAAAACGGGGACCTCGCAGGTGGTCAAGCTCAAGGATGACCACGCGCCGAAACGGGAGATCGCCTACCGATTCCGCGATCACGCCCTCTTCGTCGGCTATGCTCCGGCACAAGCCCCGGAGATCGCCGTGGCGGTGTTGCTCGAACATGGCGGCAGCGGCGGCAGCAACGCCGCCCCCGTGGCCCAGAAGATCTTCGCCAGCTACTTCGACGTCCCCATTCCCGTCCATACGCCCCCCTCGTCGCCCGCCCCGGCGCCCCCCCCGCTGCCGACAGAGGATTTACCGCCCGCTCCGAGCGCTGCGGTGAACGGCCTGCCTTTGCAAGGGATGAACCCGGTTCCGGACGGACTGCTCACGACGCCAGCGCCGGCAGGAGGGCCGGCACAGGCGAACCCCCTGCCGACCATGGTCGGCACAGCCCTGCCGCCCGCACCTCCCGCCCCCGCTCCGAACTTCCCACCCGCGCCCCCGGTTGCGGCCGAGCGGAGATTGCCGCCGGAGATCGGAGAAATCGTTCCGGAAGCGGAAGGAGACTGA